A window of the Halostella litorea genome harbors these coding sequences:
- a CDS encoding Gfo/Idh/MocA family protein: MSEIRAGVIGVGSMGRHHARVYRELPNVELFAVADQDAERAEAVADDYDARALSTEAVLTGADAVSVTVPTEYHYAVAKDAMDHGTHVLVEKPFVADPDAGRDLIATAREAGLTLQVGHVERFNPAVRTVQDIVPDLDVIAVDARRLGPPVDREIGDSAVLDLMIHDIDVVRSLVDGDVTDVDAFRSPEDPYVTASLQFDDGVVGTLTASRVTQERVRQLSITARECQVNVDYMKQTVGIHRHSLPEYVERNGDVRYRNETVIERPTVDNGEPLKKELSAFAEAVETGAEPVVTGEDGLRALSIAHRIDGTAADRVGRPQEVHQA, translated from the coding sequence ATGTCTGAGATCAGAGCCGGAGTCATCGGCGTCGGCAGTATGGGACGCCACCACGCCCGGGTGTATCGCGAGTTACCGAACGTCGAACTGTTCGCCGTCGCGGACCAGGACGCCGAGCGCGCCGAGGCGGTCGCCGACGACTACGACGCCCGCGCCCTCTCGACGGAGGCCGTGCTGACCGGTGCCGACGCCGTCTCGGTGACCGTCCCCACGGAGTACCACTACGCCGTCGCGAAGGATGCGATGGACCACGGCACGCACGTGCTCGTCGAGAAGCCGTTCGTCGCGGACCCCGACGCCGGCCGCGACCTGATCGCGACGGCGCGGGAGGCCGGCCTGACCCTGCAGGTCGGCCACGTCGAGCGGTTCAATCCCGCGGTCCGGACGGTTCAGGACATCGTCCCCGACCTGGACGTGATCGCCGTCGACGCGCGCCGGCTCGGCCCGCCGGTCGACCGCGAGATCGGCGACAGCGCCGTCCTAGACCTGATGATCCACGACATCGACGTCGTGCGGTCGCTGGTCGACGGCGACGTGACCGACGTCGACGCCTTCCGGTCCCCCGAGGACCCCTACGTGACGGCGTCGCTCCAGTTCGACGACGGCGTCGTCGGCACGCTCACCGCCAGCCGCGTCACGCAGGAGCGGGTCCGACAGCTCTCCATCACGGCCCGCGAGTGCCAGGTGAACGTCGACTACATGAAACAGACCGTCGGCATCCACCGCCACTCCCTGCCCGAGTACGTCGAGCGGAACGGCGACGTGCGCTACCGCAACGAGACGGTGATCGAGCGGCCGACCGTCGACAACGGCGAGCCGCTGAAAAAGGAGCTGTCGGCGTTCGCCGAGGCCGTCGAGACGGGGGCGGAGCCGGTCGTCACCGGCGAGGACGGCCTCCGGGCGCTGTCTATCGCCCACCGGATCGACGGCACCGCCGCGGACCGCGTCGGGCGACCACAGGAGGTGCATCAGGCGTGA
- a CDS encoding DegT/DnrJ/EryC1/StrS family aminotransferase produces MSSIPIAAPDIGEEEKRRVADVLDDGYVADGPLVRQFESEFAQFCGTEHAVATSNGTTALHAAFEALGIGEGDRVVTTPFSFVASANAVRFAGAEPVFADVDPRTYNLDPDDVERIARERDVDAVLAVHLYGLPAEMDRLREIADAHDLALVEDAAQAHGAEYGGEPVGSLGDAACFSFYPTKNMTTGEGGMITTDRADVAERAARFVNHGRTDAYEHAELGHNFRMTSIAAAIGRAQLTKLPDNVAARRANAATLTDAVRDVEGVTAPVEPDGRTHAFHQYTVRTGDREALRSHLDDRGVDTAVYYPRPIHAQPAYADANPDAPNAERAAGTVLSLPVHPGLDADDLRRITDSLHTYDNV; encoded by the coding sequence ATGAGCTCGATCCCCATCGCGGCCCCCGACATCGGCGAGGAGGAGAAGCGCCGCGTCGCGGACGTGCTCGACGACGGCTACGTCGCGGACGGCCCCCTCGTCCGGCAGTTCGAGTCGGAGTTCGCACAGTTCTGCGGGACGGAGCACGCGGTCGCCACCTCCAACGGGACGACCGCGCTCCACGCCGCCTTCGAGGCGCTCGGGATCGGCGAGGGCGACCGCGTCGTCACGACGCCGTTTTCCTTCGTCGCGAGCGCCAACGCGGTCCGCTTTGCGGGCGCGGAGCCGGTGTTCGCCGACGTCGACCCCCGGACGTACAACCTCGACCCGGACGACGTCGAGCGGATCGCCCGCGAGCGCGACGTCGACGCGGTCCTCGCGGTCCACCTGTACGGCCTCCCGGCCGAGATGGACCGGCTCCGCGAGATAGCCGACGCCCACGACCTCGCGCTGGTCGAGGACGCCGCGCAGGCCCACGGGGCCGAGTACGGCGGCGAGCCGGTCGGCTCGCTGGGCGACGCCGCCTGCTTCTCCTTCTACCCGACGAAGAACATGACGACGGGGGAGGGCGGCATGATCACCACCGACCGCGCGGACGTCGCGGAGCGGGCCGCCCGCTTCGTCAACCACGGCCGGACGGACGCGTACGAGCACGCCGAACTCGGCCACAACTTCCGCATGACGAGCATCGCCGCGGCCATCGGGCGGGCGCAGTTGACGAAGCTCCCCGACAACGTCGCCGCGCGGCGCGCCAACGCGGCCACCCTGACCGACGCGGTCCGGGACGTCGAGGGCGTGACCGCCCCCGTCGAGCCCGACGGCCGCACGCACGCGTTCCACCAGTACACGGTCCGCACCGGCGACCGCGAGGCGCTCCGGAGCCACCTCGACGACCGCGGCGTCGACACCGCCGTCTACTACCCCCGCCCGATCCACGCGCAGCCGGCGTACGCGGACGCCAACCCGGACGCCCCGAACGCCGAGCGCGCCGCCGGGACCGTGCTGTCGCTCCCCGTCCACCCGGGGCTGGACGCGGACGACCTGCGCCGGATCACCGACAGCCTCCACACCTACGACAATGTCTGA
- a CDS encoding acyltransferase — MAEVVTGEGTRIDDGATVGYDYRDDPGPTVLGDDGVVRRNSIVYADVRAGDEFVTGHGVLVREESTFGDDVVVGTDSVVDGRVDVGSHVSVQTGVYVPPETTVGSNVFLGPRAVLTNDAYPVRQATELEGPTIEDGVSVGANATILPGVTVGEGSFVAAGAVVDRDVPPDTLAVGVPAEFRPLPDALEGGNAIA; from the coding sequence ATGGCCGAGGTCGTGACCGGTGAGGGGACGCGGATCGACGACGGCGCGACCGTCGGCTACGACTACCGCGACGACCCCGGGCCGACGGTGCTTGGCGACGACGGGGTCGTCCGCCGCAACTCCATCGTCTACGCCGACGTCCGCGCCGGCGACGAGTTCGTCACCGGCCACGGCGTCCTCGTGCGCGAGGAGTCGACGTTCGGCGACGACGTGGTCGTCGGCACCGACAGCGTTGTCGACGGTCGTGTCGACGTCGGCTCGCACGTCAGCGTCCAGACGGGCGTGTACGTCCCGCCGGAGACGACGGTCGGGAGCAACGTGTTCCTCGGCCCGCGGGCGGTGCTCACGAACGACGCCTACCCGGTCCGGCAGGCGACGGAACTGGAGGGGCCGACCATCGAGGACGGCGTCTCGGTCGGCGCGAACGCGACGATCCTGCCCGGCGTCACCGTCGGCGAGGGGTCGTTCGTCGCCGCCGGCGCGGTGGTCGACCGGGACGTGCCGCCGGACACGCTCGCGGTGGGCGTCCCGGCCGAGTTCCGGCCGCTCCCGGACGCGCTCGAAGGGGGGAACGCGATCGCATGA